A single genomic interval of Candidatus Krumholzibacteriia bacterium harbors:
- a CDS encoding ankyrin repeat domain-containing protein: MATLTACERWEQTRDAVRELHALQRRAGERQADAQFVRADPIFDAALAADTTLVRTLLADDPRRVTYRDPVGMTALHRAAWGGSPVVVEMLLDAGAPVDAKDGGGVTPLGIAVRWGNAEVFHLLLTHSARMDMHDDHGRTLLHLAAMYDHVEIVEELLEAGFDPNVAAAGGDTPLHSATFMRAPRAARTLLDHGGNPNAVGYLKFTPLHVAVCPGGRTETDTSLVRMLLESGAEPNARDDDGSTPMVFAAMAGDTVSMALMLAHGADPGAQSTDGRSALARAVDAKHPEATRMLLALGVPPNERTSLGRTVLHEVASTHQVAIARMLLQKGADPDAADRTRRRPLHIAAYEGDVEMARLLLEFHATVDARDESGYTPLHVASAQTQAGVVAALLEAGADPRTRTRGGETPMQLAWGTDAGPVDSLLAHYGARR; this comes from the coding sequence GTGGCCACTCTGACAGCTTGCGAGCGCTGGGAGCAGACCCGCGACGCTGTGCGCGAGCTGCACGCGCTGCAACGGCGCGCTGGCGAGAGGCAGGCCGACGCGCAGTTCGTCCGCGCTGACCCGATCTTCGACGCTGCCCTCGCCGCCGACACGACCCTGGTGCGGACACTCCTCGCTGACGATCCCCGTCGGGTCACCTATCGCGATCCCGTCGGCATGACCGCGCTGCACCGCGCCGCCTGGGGCGGCAGTCCGGTGGTGGTCGAAATGCTGCTCGACGCCGGAGCTCCGGTGGACGCCAAGGACGGTGGGGGGGTCACGCCTCTCGGCATCGCAGTTCGCTGGGGCAATGCCGAGGTGTTCCATCTTTTGCTGACCCACAGCGCCCGCATGGACATGCACGACGATCACGGTCGAACGCTTCTGCATCTGGCAGCGATGTACGACCATGTCGAGATCGTCGAAGAGCTCCTCGAGGCTGGATTCGACCCGAACGTGGCTGCCGCCGGCGGCGACACGCCTCTCCACAGCGCCACCTTCATGCGCGCCCCGCGCGCAGCGCGGACGCTCCTCGACCACGGCGGCAACCCGAATGCGGTGGGCTACCTGAAGTTCACACCCTTGCACGTGGCGGTTTGTCCCGGCGGTCGCACCGAAACGGATACGAGCCTCGTGCGCATGCTCCTCGAATCCGGTGCCGAGCCCAATGCCCGGGACGACGATGGCAGCACCCCCATGGTGTTCGCCGCGATGGCGGGAGACACCGTCTCCATGGCCCTGATGCTGGCGCACGGTGCCGATCCCGGCGCCCAGAGTACGGATGGGCGCTCCGCTCTGGCCCGGGCCGTGGACGCCAAGCACCCCGAGGCCACCCGCATGCTGCTCGCCCTCGGCGTGCCGCCGAACGAACGCACCTCGCTGGGACGAACCGTGCTCCATGAAGTGGCGTCCACTCACCAGGTCGCGATTGCACGAATGCTGCTGCAGAAGGGCGCCGACCCTGATGCAGCGGACCGCACCCGGCGGAGGCCGCTGCACATCGCCGCGTACGAGGGAGACGTAGAGATGGCCAGGTTGCTCCTCGAGTTCCACGCCACCGTGGACGCTCGGGACGAGTCGGGTTACACCCCGCTGCACGTGGCGTCGGCGCAAACGCAGGCAGGAGTCGTGGCGGCGCTTCTCGAGGCCGGCGCCGATCCCCGCACGCGGACTCGTGGGGGCGAGACGCCGATGCAGCTCGCCTGGGGGACCGACGCAGGCCCGGTCGATTCGCTGCTGGCCCACTACGGCGCCCGCCGCTAG
- the thiL gene encoding thiamine-phosphate kinase: protein MLHRLATLLPGKPRWVLAGAGADDAAVVDVGAGELWLLSCDVQCEGTHFERRWLDAYALGRRAAAVNLSDIAAMGGAARLALVSLLLPPRLPASFFDGVMRGLADRFRAAGTTIVGGNIARSECLAVDVTVAGRVRREDLLRRSGARPGDLVAVTGSPGDSAAGLALLQRGAGRRGALVQRFLAPEPRLQAGAALAALGATAAIDVSDGISTDVLHLCDASGVDVEMHWEALPVSAALARAGRNLRTDPRHWVLHGGESYELLCTLPAARFESVRRGRLALPGFPLHAIGTILPPGSGRWLVRAGERLPLVPASFEHFAAAKAVPSRRPARDWRADVAPADSRRPRRPQRRQRAHPRRRPRPRPRRS, encoded by the coding sequence TTGCTCCACCGCCTCGCCACCCTGCTGCCCGGAAAGCCGCGCTGGGTGCTGGCGGGAGCCGGAGCCGACGACGCCGCCGTCGTCGATGTCGGCGCCGGCGAGCTCTGGTTGTTGAGCTGCGATGTCCAGTGCGAGGGCACGCACTTCGAGCGTCGCTGGCTGGATGCGTACGCGCTCGGGCGCCGTGCCGCGGCGGTGAACTTGAGTGACATCGCGGCGATGGGAGGAGCGGCGCGCCTGGCGCTCGTGTCGCTCCTCCTGCCACCGCGCTTGCCCGCATCCTTCTTCGACGGCGTGATGCGCGGCCTCGCCGATCGCTTCCGCGCTGCAGGCACCACCATCGTCGGCGGCAACATCGCCCGCTCGGAATGCCTCGCTGTCGACGTGACCGTCGCCGGTCGCGTCCGTCGCGAGGACTTGCTGCGCCGCTCCGGCGCGCGCCCGGGAGACCTTGTCGCCGTGACCGGTTCGCCGGGTGACAGCGCCGCCGGCCTCGCGCTCCTCCAGCGCGGCGCCGGACGCCGAGGCGCGTTGGTGCAGCGCTTCCTCGCCCCGGAACCGCGCTTGCAAGCGGGTGCCGCCCTCGCGGCTCTCGGCGCCACCGCGGCGATCGACGTGAGCGACGGCATCAGCACCGATGTCTTGCACCTGTGTGACGCGAGCGGCGTCGATGTGGAGATGCACTGGGAAGCGCTGCCGGTGTCGGCAGCGCTCGCTCGTGCCGGAAGAAACTTGCGCACCGACCCGCGCCACTGGGTTCTGCATGGCGGCGAGTCCTACGAGCTCCTGTGCACGCTGCCTGCGGCGCGGTTCGAGTCGGTGCGGCGCGGCCGCCTGGCCCTGCCCGGCTTCCCGCTCCACGCGATCGGCACCATCCTGCCGCCTGGCTCGGGGCGCTGGCTGGTTCGTGCCGGCGAGCGCCTGCCGCTCGTTCCGGCGAGTTTCGAGCACTTCGCGGCGGCGAAGGCGGTCCCGTCGCGGCGGCCAGCACGTGACTGGAGAGCCGATGTGGCACCCGCCGATTCCCGGCGCCCCCGGCGCCCACAACGCCGCCAGCGCGCCCATCCGCGCCGGCGCCCACGCCCGCGCCCGCGCCGGTCCTGA
- a CDS encoding long-chain fatty acid--CoA ligase gives MREPRTICELFQDSLASRPRERAFLAKSGGRYRALGSREFADRVQAVAAALRKVGVQPGDRVAIVSPNRIEWAIADYAILHCGAVTVPVYPTLPATAVQHILGDSDALLAFVSDAEQLAKLGGRGQLPRLHHAVVFDDLPAGANAPAGASDTAPRSASGWRDFETRGASLHDPKSFERVWRAVTPDALATIIYTSGTTGLPKGAMLTHANLVSNVLSVLRRLTLSPSDSCLSFLPLSHIFERMGGHFTMWYAGVTIAYAESVETVPQNLLEVRPTILVSVPRLYEKMYSRVQTTAAAGSALRRQLFTWAVEVGRRRVRAQQEGRRVLPWLALQNAVADKLVFSKLRQRVGGRLRFMISGGAPLSPPIAEFFHAAGLLILEGYGLTETSPVITVNPLERPRLGTVGPPLDGVEVRIAEDGEILARGPNVMRGYWGMPKESAQALTDGWFHTGDVGRIDAEGYLCVTDRKKDLLITSGGKNVAPQPIEARLKALRFIAEAILVGDGRKYISALLVPQFAALREHAASLALTGSDAELLRTPQILQLYESLVAQVNTSLAPFERIKRFCLLDQELQIESGEVTPTMKVKRDVVVRKYASSVENMYQQPAPPGVGCPPGEVFEPETAPVPSH, from the coding sequence ATGCGCGAACCCAGAACAATCTGCGAGCTCTTCCAGGACTCCCTCGCCAGCCGGCCGCGGGAGCGCGCCTTCCTCGCGAAATCCGGCGGGCGCTACCGAGCCCTCGGCTCCAGGGAATTCGCCGACCGAGTCCAGGCGGTGGCGGCGGCCCTGCGCAAGGTCGGCGTGCAGCCGGGCGACCGGGTCGCCATCGTCTCCCCCAACCGCATCGAATGGGCGATCGCCGATTACGCCATCCTCCACTGCGGCGCGGTGACGGTGCCAGTGTATCCGACGCTGCCGGCGACGGCGGTGCAACACATCCTCGGAGATTCGGACGCGCTGTTGGCTTTCGTTTCCGACGCCGAGCAGCTGGCGAAGCTCGGTGGCCGCGGGCAACTCCCCCGCTTGCACCACGCCGTGGTCTTCGACGATCTGCCTGCCGGGGCCAACGCACCGGCGGGTGCGTCGGACACCGCGCCACGCTCAGCGAGCGGCTGGCGCGACTTCGAAACTCGCGGCGCCTCGCTGCACGATCCCAAGAGCTTCGAGCGTGTCTGGCGGGCTGTGACCCCAGATGCCTTGGCGACGATCATCTACACCTCGGGTACCACCGGCCTCCCCAAGGGGGCGATGCTCACCCACGCCAATCTCGTCTCCAACGTGTTGAGCGTGCTCCGCCGCCTCACCCTCAGCCCTAGCGACAGCTGCCTCTCCTTCTTGCCGCTGTCGCACATCTTCGAGCGCATGGGCGGCCATTTCACCATGTGGTACGCAGGGGTCACCATCGCCTACGCCGAAAGCGTCGAGACGGTGCCGCAGAATCTCCTCGAAGTGCGACCGACGATCCTGGTCAGCGTGCCGCGCCTGTACGAGAAGATGTACTCCCGTGTGCAGACCACCGCGGCTGCCGGTTCGGCTCTACGGCGCCAGCTCTTCACCTGGGCCGTGGAGGTGGGCCGCCGCCGCGTGCGGGCCCAGCAGGAGGGAAGGCGCGTCCTCCCCTGGCTGGCGTTGCAGAACGCCGTGGCGGACAAGCTCGTCTTCTCCAAGCTGCGCCAGCGCGTGGGTGGGCGTTTGCGCTTCATGATTTCCGGCGGCGCACCGCTCTCGCCGCCCATCGCCGAGTTCTTCCATGCCGCCGGGCTCCTCATCCTGGAAGGCTACGGCCTCACCGAAACCTCGCCGGTCATCACGGTGAACCCGCTGGAGCGTCCGCGCCTCGGCACCGTGGGCCCGCCGCTGGACGGCGTCGAGGTGCGCATCGCCGAGGATGGCGAGATCCTGGCGCGGGGACCCAACGTCATGCGTGGCTACTGGGGGATGCCCAAGGAGAGCGCGCAGGCCCTGACGGACGGTTGGTTCCACACCGGCGACGTGGGCCGGATCGATGCCGAAGGCTACCTGTGCGTCACCGATCGCAAGAAGGATCTGCTGATCACTTCCGGTGGCAAGAACGTGGCGCCGCAACCCATCGAAGCGCGGTTGAAGGCCCTCCGCTTCATCGCCGAAGCCATTCTCGTCGGAGACGGACGCAAGTACATCAGCGCCTTGTTGGTGCCACAATTCGCGGCGCTGCGAGAACACGCCGCGAGTTTGGCTCTCACGGGCAGCGACGCCGAGCTCCTGCGGACGCCGCAGATCCTGCAGCTCTACGAGAGCCTCGTCGCGCAGGTGAACACCAGCCTGGCACCTTTCGAACGCATCAAGCGCTTTTGTCTCCTGGATCAGGAGCTGCAGATCGAGAGCGGCGAGGTGACGCCAACCATGAAGGTCAAGCGCGACGTCGTGGTGCGGAAGTACGCGAGCTCCGTCGAGAACATGTACCAGCAGCCCGCGCCTCCCGGCGTCGGCTGTCCCCCTGGAGAAGTTTTCGAGCCCGAGACGGCTCCCGTCCCAAGCCATTGA